A genomic stretch from Harpia harpyja isolate bHarHar1 chromosome 20, bHarHar1 primary haplotype, whole genome shotgun sequence includes:
- the ADRA1B gene encoding alpha-1B adrenergic receptor: protein MIFKMNTYLGHKSNSSIPGYLKVSALNNGNLSANNSNETASNLDSPALDISRAIIVGLILGAFILFAIIGNILVILSVACNRHLRIPTNYFIINLAIADLLLSFTVLPFSATLEILGYWVLGRIFCDIWAAVDVLCCTASILSLCAISIDRYIGVRYSLQYPTLVTRRRAILALLGVWVLSMVISIGPLLGWKEPAPKDDKECRITEEPFYALFSSLGSFYIPLIVILVMYCRVYIVAKRTTKNLEAGVMKEMSNSKELTLRIHYRNIHEDTLNNTKSKAHNPRNYLAFKLLKFSREKKAAKTLGIVVGMFILCWLPFFIVLPLGSLFSALKPPETIFKVIFWLGYFNSCMNPVIYPCSSKEFKRAFIQILKCQCHRRKQLGWWAYSYRNWNRCSFEHPRKDSLEDSGSFLSGSQRTLSSASPSPGYLSKITHPHMEMCTFQEWKNSSSFLSPLQEGSRQKDPCQFFTFNLLTERNGHVPAGSQASSNGDHEAICDTLNGKTDCRTNMTLE, encoded by the exons ATGATTTTTAAGATGAATACCTACCTTGGCCATAAATCCAATTCATCAATACCTGGATATTTGAAAGTGTCTGCACTAAATAATGGCAATCTTTCTGCAAACAACTCCAATGAGACAGCAAGCAATCTGGATTCACCTGCCTTGGATATCAGTAGGGCGATAATTGTGGGGCTTATCCTAGGTGCCTTTATACTTTTTGCTATTATAGGTAATATCTTGGTAATTCTCTCTGTTGCTTGCAATAGACATTTAAGAATCCCTACAAACTATTTCATAATTAACCTCGCAATAGCAGATTTGTTGCTGAGTTTTACTGTCCTTCCATTCTCTGCTACACTGGAAATCCTTGGCTACTGGGTTTTGGGGAGGATATTTTGTGATATCTGGGCAGCTGTTGATGTTCTATGCTGTACAGCTTCTATTTTAAGTCTATGTGCAATTTCTATAGATAGATATATAGGGGTACGTTATTCTCTCCAGTATCCAACTTTGGTAACAAGAAGAAGGGCAATTTTAGCTCTCCTAGGTGtctgggtcctttccatggtgatTTCTATTGGGCCTCTTTTGGGCTGGAAAGAACCAGCACCCAAGGATGATAAAGAGTGCCGCATCACTGAAGAACCATtctatgctttgttttcttccttggggTCATTTTACATTCCTTTAATCGTCATCCTCGTGATGTACTGTCGGGTCTACATAGTGGCAAAAAGGACTACTAAAAACCTGGAAGCTGGGGTTATGAAAGAAATGTCCAACTCCAAGGAGCTGACTTTACGGATTCATTACAGGAACATTCACGAGGACACATTAAACAACACCAAATCCAAGGCTCACAATCCCAGGAACTACTTAGCTTTCAAACTTCTTAAATTCTCTAGAGAAAAGAAGGCAGCCAAGACACTGGGAATTGTGGTTGGCATGTTTATCTTGTGCTGGCTACCTTTCTTCATTGTTCTGCCACTAG GATCTCTGTTTTCGGCTCTGAAGCCCCCTGAAACAATCTTCAAGGTGATTTTTTGGCTTGGCTACTTTAACAGCTGCATGAATCCAGTCATCTACCCTTGCTCAAGCAAAGAGTTCAAGAGGGCTTTTATACAGATCCTAAAATGCCAGTGCCACCGTCGAAAGCAGTTGGGGTGGTGGGCCTACAGCTACAGAAACTGGAATCGGTGCTCCTTTGAACACCCTAGGAAAGACTCTCTGGAAGACAGCGGGAGTTTCCTAAGTGGCAGTCAGAGGACATTATCTTCAGCATCTCCCAGCCCTGGCTACCTGAGCAAAATCACTCACCCACATATGGAGATGTGCACATTCCAGGAATGGAAAAACTCCAGCTCTTTCCTGAGCCCCTTACAGGAAGGCAGCAGACAAAAGGACCCATGCCAGTTCTTTACCTTCAATCTCTTAACAGAACGCAATGGCCATGTTCCTGCTGGCAGCCAAGCTTCCAGCAATGGGGACCATGAGGCCATCTGTGACACCCTGAATGGCAAAACTGACTGTAGAACAAACATGACGCTGGAATGA